From a region of the Betta splendens chromosome 5, fBetSpl5.4, whole genome shotgun sequence genome:
- the ube2r2 gene encoding ubiquitin-conjugating enzyme E2 R2, with the protein MAHQATPSSQKALMMELKSLQEQPVEGFRITLVEESDLYNWEVAIFGPPNTLYQGGYFKAHIKFPVDYPYSPPTFRFLTKMWHPNIYENGDVCISILHPPVDDPQSGELPSERWNPTQNVRTILLSVISLLNEPNTFSPANVDASVMFRKWRDSKGKDKEYAEIIRKQVSSTAAEADRDGVKVPTTLAEYCVQTRVPSQDSSSDLLYDDLYDDDMEEDDEEDDESEMESVGEAGGFSAVEDGELSSRRYDNQDDSGNEDS; encoded by the exons ATGGCCCACCAGGCAACCCCTAGTTCCCAGAAGGCCCTGATGATGGAGCTGAAGTCCCTGCAGGAGCAGCCGGTGGAGGGCTTCCGCATCACTTTGGTGGAGGAGTCGGACCTCTACAACTGGGAGGTGGCGATCTTCGGCCCCCCGAACACCTTGTATCAGGGAGGCTACTTTAAG GCTCACATCAAGTTTCCTGTCGACTACCCGTACTCTCCTCCAACCTTCCGCTTCCTCACCAAGATGTGGCATCCTAATATTTATGAG AACGGAGATGTGTGCATTTCTATCCTTCACCCTCCCGTTGACGACCCTCAGAGCGGAGAGCTGCCATCTGAAAGGTGGAACCCCACTCAGAATGTCAG GACCATCCTGCTCAGCGTCATCTCTCTTCTGAATGAGCCCAACACCTTCTCTCCAGCCAATGTGGACGCCTCCGTCATGTTTCGCAAATGGAGGGACAGCAAAGGAAAGGATAAAGAGTATGCAGAGATTATTAG GAAGCAGGTGTCGTCTACGGCAGCGGAGGCCGACCGCGACGGCGTCAAGGTTCCCACCACGCTGGCGGAGTACTGCGTCCAGACCCGAGTTCCCTCGCAGGACAGCAGTTCGGACCTCCTCTACGACGACCTCTACGACGACgacatggaggaggacgacgaggaggacgacgagaGCGAGATGGAGTCCGTGGGTGAAGCGGGGGGGTTCAGCGCCGTGGAGGACGGCGAGCTGTCCTCCAGACGCTATGACAACCAGGACGACTCCGGCAACGAGGATTCATGA
- the ubap1 gene encoding ubiquitin-associated protein 1, with translation MAARKSGSDANSSGPISYLDEVPFKINEKFRRPDKVGLPVGFCLPDYGSLLLETQYDFSLERRSVSWGAELAEARAAEARAVAAKQEAESRDCLAQAQEIDGGGGKKPRPAAEDQDLPPPALNPVLVGLSHNAILTPLPAPSLGPRKTQPSTPQPNSLNLADFEREEDPFDKLELKTLDDKEELRNILQSQPQPQPQPPPSVSPAEHANIGSALHGNGSPPPSTNNNLATKPGFIHKPNGLVALLDTERAGHPGRAGFDTDDRPCNIRSLTFPKLTDTVDSDPVTYNPLPAPVPAPRHCLPNGSPSIIPKTQVNVAPTPPSYPNSSTPKPASAGSGSAGLPCGGALLSMTTNERECVDSLVSMGYPYESVLRAMQRQGHNMEQVLDYLILFGRLCDHGFDPSAVEECLDVYQCSEEKALQFLELMSRFSEMGFERDAIKEVLLVHNNDQEKALEDLMARATGS, from the exons ATGGCTGCGAGAAAATCTGGCTCAGATGCAAACAGCTCTG GACCCATCAGCTACCTTGATGAAGTTCCCTTCAAGATCAATGAAAAATTTCGCCGCCCAGACAAAGTGGGATTACCTGTTGGATTCTGTTTGCCAGACTATGGCTCTTTGCTGCTGGAGACACAG TATGACTTTTCTCTGGAGAGGCGTAGTGTGAGCTGGGGGGCTGAACTGGCTGAGGCTAGAGCAGCGGAGGCCAGAGCAGTAGCAGCcaagcaggaggcagagagcagagatTGTTTAGCTCAGGCCCAGGAAATTGATGGTGGTGGAGGGAAGAAACCCCGTCCTGCTGCAGAGGACCAGGACCTTCCACCGCCTGCGTTAAACCCTGTCCTGGTGGGGCTGAGTCATAATGCCATTCTTACTCCACTGCCTGCTCCAAGTCTTGGCCCCAGGAAAACCCAGCCTAGCACGCCTCAGCCAAACAGCCTCAATCTAGCTGACTTTGAGCGTGAGGAAGACCCTTTTGACAAACTAGAGCTCAAAACGTTGGACGATAAGGAAGAGCTCAGGAACATCCTCCAGagccagcctcagcctcaacctcaACCTCCTCCATCTGTATCCCCAGCAGAGCACGCAAATATAGGGTCAGCATTACATGGAAATGGCTCGCCTCCTCccagcaccaacaacaacctcgCAACTAAACCGGGCTTTATCCATAAACCAAATGGGTTGGTTGCCTTGCTGGACACAGAAAGAGCTGGGCACCCTGGGAGAGCAGGGTTTGACACAGATGACCGGCCATGTAACATCCGCTCTCTGACGTTTCCCAAACTCACTGATACTGTTGACTCAGATCCAGTCACGTACAACCCCCTTCCTGCGCCCGTCCCTGCTCCTAGACACTGCCTACCCAATGGCAGTCCGTCAATCATCCCCAAGACCCAAGTTAACGTTGCCCCTACGCCACCCAGCTACCCCAACAGTAGTACACCAAAACCA GCCAGTGCAGGGTCGGGATCTGCTGGTCTTCCGTGTGGTGGAGCCCTGCTCAGCATGACCACCAAtgagcgtgagtgtgtggacaGTCTTGTGAGCATGGGTTATCCTTATGAGAGTGTCCTACGGGCCATGCAAAGACAAGGGCACAATATGGAGCAG GTCCTGGATTACCTTATTTTATTTGGACGTCTCTGTGACCACGGCTTTGACCCAAGTGCAGTGGAGGAATGTTTGGATGTGTATCAATGCTCAGAAGAAAAG GCCTTGCAGTTCCTTGAACTAATGTCAAGATTTAGTGAAATGGGATTTGAGCGGGATGCCATCAAAGAAGTGCTGCTGGTTCACAACAATGACCAGGAGAAGGCACTAGAGGACCTGATGGCTCGTGCTACAGGCAGCTGA